Proteins encoded together in one Bacteroides ovatus window:
- a CDS encoding SDR family oxidoreductase: MKKILIIGANGFTGRQIVNDLSACKQYKLTGCSLHPDILPNNAEDYRFIETDIRNEADVRHLFKEVQPDVVINCSALSVPDYCETHHEEAYLTNVTAVGQLADLCEEYKSRFIHLSTDFVFDGKINEAAGLLYTEKDLPAPINYYGYTKWKGEERVTETCSSYAIVRVEIVYGKALPGQHGNIVQLVMNRLKAGQEIRVVSDQWRTPTYVGDVSDGVLRLIEHTANGIFHICGDECMTIAEIAYQVADYMKLDRSLIHPATTEKMNESTPRPRFSGMSIDKARTMLGYRPQKLKEILVNWDKL; encoded by the coding sequence ATGAAGAAGATATTAATTATCGGCGCCAACGGATTCACCGGACGCCAGATTGTAAATGATTTATCTGCTTGTAAACAATACAAGCTGACGGGCTGCTCCCTGCATCCGGATATTCTTCCCAATAACGCGGAGGATTATCGTTTCATCGAAACAGATATACGGAATGAAGCGGACGTTAGGCATCTCTTCAAAGAGGTTCAACCCGATGTAGTCATTAATTGCTCCGCTCTGTCCGTGCCGGACTATTGCGAAACGCATCATGAAGAAGCCTATCTTACCAATGTTACCGCAGTAGGCCAACTGGCCGATTTATGCGAAGAATACAAAAGCCGGTTCATTCATTTATCTACGGACTTTGTTTTTGATGGAAAGATAAACGAAGCTGCCGGGCTGTTATATACAGAAAAAGACCTCCCTGCCCCGATCAACTACTACGGATATACCAAATGGAAAGGAGAAGAGAGAGTGACAGAAACTTGCAGCAGTTATGCCATTGTCCGTGTAGAAATCGTTTATGGCAAGGCACTACCGGGACAACATGGTAATATTGTACAGCTAGTAATGAACCGTCTGAAAGCCGGACAAGAAATACGTGTCGTATCCGATCAATGGCGGACACCAACCTATGTTGGAGACGTTTCGGATGGAGTGCTACGTTTAATAGAACATACGGCGAATGGCATCTTCCACATCTGTGGCGATGAATGCATGACCATTGCAGAGATTGCCTACCAGGTAGCAGATTATATGAAACTCGACCGTTCTCTTATCCATCCTGCCACCACAGAAAAAATGAATGAAAGCACTCCCCGTCCCCGCTTCAGTGGGATGAGTATTGATAAAGCCCGGACAATGCTCGGATACAGGCCCCAAAAGTTAAAAGAGATTCTTGTGAACTGGGATAAATTATAA
- a CDS encoding LysO family transporter: MFSIISTMFLGIGIGYVLRNWSILQKTEKTISLTIFLLLFILGVSIGSNSLIVNNLGKFGWQAIVLAVSGVLGSLIAARLVLQLFFRKGGEQ; the protein is encoded by the coding sequence ATGTTCTCTATTATATCTACCATGTTTTTAGGAATCGGCATCGGCTATGTATTGCGTAACTGGAGTATTCTACAGAAGACAGAAAAGACAATTTCTCTTACAATATTCCTGTTGCTCTTTATTCTCGGTGTATCTATCGGTTCTAATAGCCTGATTGTGAACAATCTTGGTAAGTTCGGATGGCAAGCCATTGTTCTTGCTGTGTCCGGTGTATTGGGAAGCCTGATTGCTGCCCGTTTGGTACTACAATTATTTTTCAGGAAAGGAGGCGAACAATGA
- a CDS encoding lysine exporter LysO family protein, which produces MKGSLIVIVFFCVGCIMGAFNKFEFDTHTVSMYILYALMLQVGISIGSNKNLKAIVSHLHPKMLLIPLGTIIGTLLFSALASLLLRQWSVFDCMAVGSGFAYYSLSSILITQFKEPSIGLQLATELGTIALLTNIFREMMALLGTPIIKKYFGKLAPISAAGVNSMDVLLPSITRYSGKEMIPIAILHGILIDISVPVFVSFFCNL; this is translated from the coding sequence ATGAAAGGAAGTCTGATCGTTATAGTATTCTTTTGTGTAGGCTGTATCATGGGAGCTTTCAATAAGTTCGAGTTCGATACGCACACAGTTTCCATGTACATACTTTATGCATTAATGTTACAAGTAGGAATCAGCATCGGTTCCAATAAGAACCTGAAAGCCATTGTTTCACATTTGCACCCTAAAATGTTGCTGATTCCATTGGGAACAATTATCGGTACGCTGTTATTCTCCGCCCTGGCAAGTTTGCTATTGCGTCAATGGAGCGTGTTCGACTGTATGGCAGTGGGAAGTGGATTTGCCTACTATTCACTCTCTTCCATCCTTATCACCCAGTTCAAAGAACCCTCCATCGGACTGCAACTGGCTACGGAACTGGGAACCATTGCCCTACTGACTAATATTTTCCGTGAGATGATGGCACTTCTTGGTACTCCAATCATCAAGAAGTACTTCGGGAAACTCGCTCCTATTTCAGCAGCAGGAGTCAACTCGATGGATGTACTGCTGCCTTCCATCACCAGATATTCAGGAAAAGAAATGATTCCCATCGCCATCCTGCACGGCATTCTGATTGACATCAGCGTTCCCGTTTTCGTTTCTTTCTTCTGTAATCTTTAA
- a CDS encoding helix-turn-helix domain-containing protein: MENNPELQLAWQFIENTGTHLFLTGKAGTGKTTFLRRLKEHTPKRMVILAPTGIAAINAGGVTIHSFFQLSFAPFVPETTFNSSQTHYRYSKEKRNIIRSMDLLVIDEISMVRADLLDAVDATLRRYRDREKPFGGVQLLMIGDLQQLAPVVKDNEWELLRKHYETPYFFASHALKETAYMTIELKKVYRQSDTFFLSLLNKIRENKADDEVLNELNRRYQPGFQPQKEEGYIRLTTHNNQAQRVNDCELASLPGKAYHFSAEIEGDFPEYSYPADKLLTIKEGAQIMFLKNDPSSEKRYYNGMIGEVVAVNETGIVVRGKGDRSEFQLLPEEWGNYKYVLNEETKEITEVIEGTFRQYPIRLAWAITIHKSQGLTFERAIIDARNSFAHGQTYVALSRCKTLEGMVLESPLRREAIISDATVDNFTKAVEQNKPGSQQLNDMQKAYFFDLLSDLFNFYSIDQAYKRLLRLMDEDLYKLFPKQLAEYKALAPHVKEKIVEVSQRFRNQYTRLIHESEDYAANEELQERIRSGAGYFHKELEPVRALYDKTNMPLDNKELRKLLAERMQALDDALWIKESLLEAVSTRGKFAITDYLKLKAKVMLSLEDDSTSSGSSKALKEKKERKERKDRTRSAEKVKVEVPTDILHPELYRALSEWRTAKTREMNVPAYVIMQQKALMGIVNLLPDSPRALEAIPYFGAKGVERYGLEILGIIRKYMAENQLERPEITDMLISSGNSDDTVRQRKTKLQKEAEKQEKEAEKEKKKEAKKDTKLVSYEMFRQGMNIDEIAKARDLVSGTIAGHLEHYVRSGKIKVEQVVKAENIAKIRKYLDEHEYMGIFAIKVALGDAVSYADIKFVLAVSGH; the protein is encoded by the coding sequence ATGGAAAATAATCCGGAACTGCAGCTTGCTTGGCAGTTCATTGAAAATACAGGCACCCATTTATTTCTTACCGGAAAAGCTGGAACCGGGAAAACGACATTTCTTAGACGATTGAAAGAACATACGCCCAAACGCATGGTCATATTGGCTCCGACAGGGATTGCAGCTATCAATGCGGGAGGCGTAACGATTCATTCTTTCTTTCAGTTGTCTTTTGCTCCTTTTGTGCCCGAAACAACCTTTAATTCTTCCCAGACACATTATCGTTATAGTAAAGAAAAGCGGAATATCATCCGTAGTATGGATTTGCTGGTTATTGATGAGATCAGTATGGTGCGTGCTGATTTGTTGGATGCGGTGGATGCAACTCTGCGGAGGTATCGCGATAGGGAGAAACCTTTTGGTGGGGTGCAACTGTTGATGATTGGAGATTTGCAACAGCTGGCGCCTGTCGTGAAAGACAATGAGTGGGAGTTGTTGAGAAAGCATTATGAGACTCCTTATTTCTTTGCAAGTCATGCATTGAAAGAAACGGCATATATGACGATTGAACTCAAGAAAGTATATCGTCAGAGTGATACGTTCTTCCTTTCTTTATTAAATAAAATTCGGGAGAATAAGGCGGATGATGAAGTGTTGAATGAACTGAACCGTCGTTATCAGCCCGGCTTTCAGCCGCAGAAAGAAGAGGGATATATTCGTCTGACGACACATAATAATCAGGCACAGAGGGTTAATGATTGCGAACTGGCATCGTTGCCCGGCAAGGCGTATCATTTTAGTGCCGAGATAGAGGGGGATTTTCCTGAATATTCGTATCCTGCGGATAAACTTCTGACAATTAAGGAGGGAGCACAGATAATGTTCCTGAAGAATGATCCATCGTCCGAGAAACGGTATTATAACGGTATGATTGGTGAGGTGGTAGCGGTTAATGAAACGGGTATTGTGGTGCGTGGTAAAGGGGATAGATCCGAATTTCAGTTGTTGCCGGAAGAGTGGGGGAATTATAAGTATGTGTTGAATGAGGAGACGAAGGAGATCACTGAAGTGATAGAGGGGACGTTCCGCCAGTATCCTATTCGTTTGGCGTGGGCTATTACGATACATAAGAGTCAGGGTTTGACGTTTGAACGTGCTATTATTGATGCACGGAATTCCTTTGCACATGGACAAACTTACGTGGCTTTGAGTCGTTGCAAGACGCTGGAGGGTATGGTGTTGGAGTCTCCTTTGCGCAGGGAAGCCATAATAAGTGATGCTACGGTGGATAATTTCACCAAAGCGGTGGAGCAGAATAAGCCGGGCAGCCAGCAGTTGAATGATATGCAAAAGGCGTATTTCTTTGATTTGTTGAGTGATTTGTTTAATTTCTATTCGATCGATCAGGCTTATAAACGGTTGCTTCGTCTTATGGATGAGGATTTGTATAAGCTCTTTCCGAAGCAGTTGGCTGAATATAAGGCGTTGGCTCCCCATGTTAAAGAGAAGATTGTGGAGGTGTCTCAACGTTTCCGCAATCAGTATACCCGGTTGATACATGAGAGTGAGGATTATGCGGCGAATGAGGAGTTGCAGGAACGGATTCGTTCCGGTGCCGGATATTTTCATAAGGAGTTGGAACCGGTTCGGGCTTTGTATGATAAGACTAATATGCCTCTTGATAATAAAGAGTTGAGAAAGCTGTTGGCAGAGCGTATGCAGGCGCTGGATGATGCGTTGTGGATTAAAGAGTCTTTGTTGGAAGCTGTGTCTACAAGAGGGAAGTTTGCTATCACGGATTATTTGAAGTTGAAGGCTAAAGTAATGTTGAGCCTTGAAGATGATTCTACGTCCTCCGGTTCTTCGAAGGCTTTGAAGGAGAAGAAAGAACGTAAGGAACGGAAAGATCGTACACGCAGTGCTGAAAAGGTAAAGGTGGAAGTTCCTACGGATATTCTGCATCCGGAGCTTTATCGTGCCCTGTCTGAATGGAGAACAGCCAAAACAAGGGAGATGAATGTTCCTGCTTATGTGATTATGCAACAGAAAGCATTGATGGGAATTGTGAATCTGCTACCGGATAGTCCAAGAGCTTTGGAGGCGATACCTTATTTTGGAGCGAAAGGAGTAGAGAGATACGGGCTTGAGATTCTGGGTATTATCCGCAAGTATATGGCGGAGAATCAATTGGAGAGGCCGGAGATAACGGATATGTTAATCTCCTCCGGTAATAGCGATGATACAGTAAGGCAACGAAAGACGAAGCTGCAGAAAGAGGCAGAGAAACAGGAGAAAGAGGCGGAGAAGGAGAAAAAGAAGGAGGCGAAGAAAGATACGAAGTTGGTTAGCTATGAAATGTTCCGTCAGGGAATGAATATAGATGAAATAGCCAAGGCTCGTGATTTGGTATCCGGAACCATTGCCGGACATCTGGAGCATTATGTCCGTTCGGGAAAGATCAAAGTGGAGCAGGTGGTGAAAGCTGAAAATATAGCGAAGATTCGCAAGTATTTGGATGAACATGAATACATGGGAATATTCGCTATAAAGGTAGCATTAGGAGACGCTGTCTCCTATGCTGATATCAAGTTTGTATTGGCTGTTTCCGGGCATTAA